The sequence TATGTTGGTGGCAACCGAATACGTCACGATGTCGTCCTTCTTGGTCATATAATACCACGAGACCTCGAAGCCAAGCGCCTTATCTCCGCCGCGAAGTCCTGCCTCGTAGCTGTCAGCCTTTATCGGCTTAAGATTTACGGCAGTGAGGGCCGTGCCCTGCGAGCCCCTGAAAAGATCCGCGGAAGACGGCACGCGAAACGCGTGGCCGTAGTTCGCAAAGCCGCTTACCTTATCGGTGAAGCCGTAAGTAAGGCCAGCCTTTGGGCTAAGGTGCTCGAAGCTTCGCTTTGTCGAGGCCGGGCGGTTGGCGTTGGCCGTAAGAGATGTGTCGTAGTCGTAAGATAGAGAATCATAGCGAAGCCCTGCAATAGCACGAAGCCTGTCGGTAAGCGAGCTCTCAAGCTGCATATACGGCGACACGCCCGTGAACACGGCCTCATAGTCGTAATCGTTTGCCGTGCTCGCGACGTATGTATACGACGTATACTTATCGCCCGTCTTAAAGACCTGTATGCGGCGTTCGTTATAAGCGCCCGGCGTATAATCCACGTCCACTCCTGCTATAAACCTTGTCCTTGACTCCGGCATGTCGTGCCTGTACTTGGCAAGAAGCCCATAGGAGACATAATCGGTAGAGGAATCGTAACCGAAGTAATTGGGCCCTGCCTGGAATATTCCCCATCCCGGGAGAAGCTCCATCCTGCTAACCCTCACATAAGGCGTCACGCTAAGAAGAGACGACGCTCCAAGCTCCCTCTCGTACGCAGAGGACAGCCTTAAGGACTCGACCCCTCTGAAATCAAAGGTCTGATAATTATACCACGACCTGTGCTTATAATCCTGGTAAAGAAGACCGTTTGCTCCGCCGGTATCCTGCCAGATGTCTGCATACGAAATAACGGTTTTTATCGACGCGGCCCCTGACGCATAATCCCAGCGAAGGACCGCGCTTGTCTTCTCATACCCGCTTCTATCTCTCCAGCCGTAGTACTCTGTTCTGTTGACATCGAGCCTTAAGCCATTGGCTCCCCATGTATCGCCTGCGGAAGCAAGCAGCCTCATCCAGCCGTTCTCGCCTGCCTCGGGGTTCACGGTAACCTCGGCCTTAAGAGGCGCTGCCTTTGTAATCGAGTTTATGGAGCCGCCTATGGCATCGCTTCCGTATAGCGCGGTTGCGGGGCCCTTGTATACTTCGATTCTCTCTGCAGAGGAAAGATTCACCTCATAGAGGGCATTGTGATTGAAAAACCCCGTTGACCTTACCGGTATGCCGTCCTCGAGAAAAAGATACACCGGGTTCGTTGTAAGCGGCTGCCTTATGGCCGTTATGTGGCCTTCTCCTGCGGTAACGTTCACCCACACGCCGGGAACGCGGTTAAGTATCTCGGACGGATGCGTGGGCTTTACTGTCTCTATCTCGTCTTTTTTTATCACGCCGACGGAAGCGGGTGTTTCCTTTCTAAGCTCCGCCTCGCGCGCTCCGGTGACAACGACGTCGCCGTCCGTGTCTTCGGCATGCGAAGACAGCGGAAATGCGGCAAACAACG is a genomic window of Deltaproteobacteria bacterium containing:
- a CDS encoding TonB-dependent receptor, with the translated sequence MFEKKHFIAVFFVIAALFAAFPLSSHAEDTDGDVVVTGAREAELRKETPASVGVIKKDEIETVKPTHPSEILNRVPGVWVNVTAGEGHITAIRQPLTTNPVYLFLEDGIPVRSTGFFNHNALYEVNLSSAERIEVYKGPATALYGSDAIGGSINSITKAAPLKAEVTVNPEAGENGWMRLLASAGDTWGANGLRLDVNRTEYYGWRDRSGYEKTSAVLRWDYASGAASIKTVISYADIWQDTGGANGLLYQDYKHRSWYNYQTFDFRGVESLRLSSAYERELGASSLLSVTPYVRVSRMELLPGWGIFQAGPNYFGYDSSTDYVSYGLLAKYRHDMPESRTRFIAGVDVDYTPGAYNERRIQVFKTGDKYTSYTYVASTANDYDYEAVFTGVSPYMQLESSLTDRLRAIAGLRYDSLSYDYDTSLTANANRPASTKRSFEHLSPKAGLTYGFTDKVSGFANYGHAFRVPSSADLFRGSQGTALTAVNLKPIKADSYEAGLRGGDKALGFEVSWYYMTKKDDIVTYSVATNINERRNAGVTVHKGVELSLTAAPIETVELALSYSNARHVYDDYAPSALIDYSGNYIPQAPAELITLRGSYKPALLNGGRAELEWTRVGAYWMDDANTEKYKGHDVLNARLSFKPVKSIELYVRAMNLSDKRYAERATKAGASPSQYAPGQPRAFFAGFSYKWEAEG